One part of the Streptomyces ferrugineus genome encodes these proteins:
- a CDS encoding alpha/beta hydrolase family protein: MPDDAAAARDAAKEQSAFSHPPVDPDAIASYGDHPDQVIDFYAPRGETAAGVPAPLVVVLHGGAWRSPYDRRHVTPFADFLARRGFAVANVEYRRGAAGAGGAEGASGGGGPVAGRWPETFDDVAAAVDALPALVREALPQADPRRTVLTGHSAGGHLALWAAARHVLPADAPWRIDRPAPLRGVVALAPIADFAVADKLDVCGGAARQLLGGEVEFAERQPYADPAFLLPTGIATTLVQGRTDIVVPLAVAESYADAAAKAGEVVGLTLLEDVGHFPLIDPAADACAVVVEEIAQLAW; encoded by the coding sequence ATGCCGGACGACGCCGCAGCTGCCCGGGACGCCGCCAAGGAGCAGTCGGCCTTCTCGCACCCGCCCGTCGATCCCGACGCCATCGCGTCCTACGGCGACCACCCCGACCAGGTGATCGACTTCTACGCGCCCCGCGGGGAGACCGCCGCCGGCGTTCCGGCCCCGCTGGTCGTCGTCCTGCACGGCGGGGCGTGGCGGTCCCCTTACGACCGCCGGCACGTCACGCCGTTCGCGGACTTCCTGGCGCGGCGGGGGTTCGCCGTGGCCAATGTGGAGTACCGGCGGGGGGCGGCGGGGGCCGGCGGTGCCGAGGGCGCTTCGGGTGGCGGCGGTCCGGTCGCCGGGCGCTGGCCGGAGACCTTCGACGATGTCGCCGCGGCCGTGGACGCGCTGCCCGCGCTCGTACGGGAGGCGCTCCCGCAGGCCGATCCGCGCCGGACGGTGCTCACCGGCCACTCCGCCGGCGGCCACCTGGCCCTCTGGGCGGCTGCCCGCCACGTCCTCCCGGCGGACGCGCCCTGGCGCATCGACCGGCCCGCGCCCCTGCGCGGTGTGGTCGCCCTCGCCCCGATCGCCGACTTCGCGGTCGCCGACAAGCTGGACGTCTGCGGCGGCGCGGCGCGGCAACTCCTGGGCGGCGAGGTGGAGTTCGCCGAGCGTCAGCCGTACGCGGACCCCGCGTTCCTGCTCCCGACGGGCATCGCCACCACGCTCGTCCAGGGCCGCACCGACATCGTGGTCCCGCTGGCCGTCGCCGAGTCGTACGCGGACGCGGCGGCGAAGGCGGGGGAGGTCGTCGGTCTGACGCTGCTGGAGGACGTCGGCCACTTTCCGCTGATCGATCCGGCGGCGGACGCGTGTGCGGTGGTGGTGGAGGAGATCGCGCAGTTGGCGTGGTGA
- a CDS encoding TetR/AcrR family transcriptional regulator has translation MSAEPGTLRPGGRTARVRTAVLRAAGDVLAEQGFAGLDLADVARRAQVGKTTVYRRWGSVTGLVADLLADMAEQSLPREETGSALGDLRANAALVQRTLADPRQGALFRAVIAAATCDERTAQALRRFYEVRVAEWAPCVEQGVARGELPAGTDAEAVVRAVSAPLYYQLLTTGVVPDAPAAERAARAAHAAAVAGAYVTGT, from the coding sequence ATGTCCGCCGAACCCGGCACCCTACGTCCCGGAGGGCGTACCGCGCGTGTCCGTACGGCCGTGCTGCGGGCGGCCGGAGACGTGCTGGCCGAGCAGGGTTTCGCCGGCCTCGACCTCGCCGACGTCGCCCGCCGCGCGCAGGTCGGCAAGACGACCGTGTACCGGCGGTGGGGCTCGGTGACGGGGCTGGTGGCCGACCTGCTCGCCGACATGGCCGAGCAGTCGCTGCCGCGCGAGGAGACCGGATCCGCGCTGGGCGATCTGCGGGCCAACGCGGCGCTGGTGCAGCGGACGCTGGCGGACCCCCGGCAAGGGGCGCTGTTCCGCGCCGTCATCGCCGCCGCGACCTGCGACGAACGTACGGCGCAGGCGCTGCGGCGGTTCTACGAGGTGCGGGTGGCCGAGTGGGCGCCGTGCGTGGAACAGGGCGTCGCCAGGGGGGAGTTGCCGGCCGGGACGGACGCGGAGGCCGTCGTACGGGCGGTGTCGGCGCCCCTCTACTACCAGTTGCTGACGACCGGGGTGGTCCCCGACGCCCCCGCCGCGGAGCGCGCCGCGCGGGCCGCGCACGCTGCCGCCGTGGCGGGGGCGTACGTCACCGGGACGTGA
- the kynU gene encoding kynureninase: MSEHSTLVTRAGALDAADELAGTRKQFVLDDVVYLDGNSLGALPAHVPGRVEDVVRRQWGELRIRSWDESGWWTAPERIGDRIAPLVGAAAGQIVVGDSTSVNVFKALVAAVRMAESEPTGSGRDEILVDATTFPTDGYIAESAARMTGRTLRPVVPAEVPGALSDRTAAVLLNHVDYRTGRLHDLPSLTAAVHAAGALAVWDLCHSAGALPVGLDEHGVDLAVGCTYKYLNGGPGSPAYLYVRRDLQDRFDSPLPGWNSHAEPFGMRTDFEPAAGAPRGRVGTPDILSMLALEAALEVWDGVPIEAVRAKSLALTDFFLECVAAYAPEGRVESVTPVAHAERGSQVALRCEDAGDVMKRLIERGVVGDFRHPDVLRFGFTPLYVGFADVERAARVLGEVLR; encoded by the coding sequence ATGTCTGAGCACTCGACGCTCGTGACGAGGGCGGGTGCGCTGGACGCCGCCGACGAACTGGCCGGCACCCGCAAGCAGTTCGTCCTCGACGACGTGGTCTACCTCGACGGCAACTCCCTGGGCGCCCTGCCCGCGCACGTCCCCGGCCGCGTCGAGGACGTCGTACGGCGGCAGTGGGGCGAGCTGCGGATCCGGTCCTGGGACGAGAGCGGCTGGTGGACCGCGCCCGAGCGGATCGGCGACCGGATCGCCCCGCTGGTCGGCGCGGCGGCGGGCCAGATCGTGGTCGGCGACTCCACAAGTGTCAATGTCTTCAAGGCGCTTGTGGCCGCCGTGCGGATGGCGGAGTCCGAGCCCACCGGTTCCGGCCGCGACGAGATCCTCGTCGACGCGACCACCTTCCCCACCGACGGTTACATCGCCGAGTCGGCGGCGCGCATGACCGGCCGTACGCTGCGACCGGTGGTGCCCGCCGAGGTGCCGGGCGCGCTGAGCGACCGTACCGCCGCCGTCCTGCTGAACCACGTCGACTACCGCACCGGGCGGCTGCACGACCTGCCGTCCCTCACCGCCGCCGTGCACGCCGCGGGCGCCCTCGCCGTCTGGGACCTGTGTCACAGCGCGGGCGCGCTTCCGGTCGGGCTCGACGAGCACGGCGTGGACCTGGCGGTCGGCTGCACCTACAAGTACCTGAACGGCGGCCCCGGTTCACCGGCTTACCTGTACGTGCGACGGGATCTCCAGGACCGCTTCGACTCCCCGCTCCCCGGCTGGAACTCGCACGCCGAGCCGTTCGGCATGCGAACCGACTTCGAGCCGGCGGCGGGTGCGCCGCGCGGTCGCGTCGGCACGCCCGACATCCTCTCCATGCTCGCCCTGGAGGCGGCTCTGGAGGTCTGGGACGGCGTGCCGATCGAGGCGGTACGGGCCAAGTCGCTCGCGCTGACGGACTTCTTCCTGGAGTGCGTCGCGGCGTATGCGCCCGAGGGGCGGGTGGAGTCGGTGACTCCGGTGGCCCACGCGGAGCGCGGCAGCCAGGTGGCGCTGCGGTGCGAGGACGCCGGGGACGTGATGAAGCGGCTGATCGAGCGGGGGGTCGTGGGCGACTTCCGGCATCCTGACGTGCTGCGGTTCGGTTTCACGCCGCTGTACGTGGGGTTCGCGGATGTGGAGCGGGCGGCGCGGGTGCTGGGAGAGGTGCTGCGCTGA
- a CDS encoding tryptophan 2,3-dioxygenase family protein, translated as MSQQAHRSAENSTGNSTGNSTETQEPETPHLDFAGTTPYEDYVKADVLTHLQHTLSDDPGEMVFLVTTQVMELWFTVIVHEWETAAHALREDRPGVAIDALKRSVRELEALNASWKPLGQLTPAQFNAYRSALGEGSGFQSAMYRRMEFLLAEKSASMLVPHRGAPRVHAELEKALHEPSLYDEVLRFLARRGCDIPESVLRRDVSQRYEPSDAVEAAWTAIYAGDQNAELARLGEALTDVAELVWRWRNDHLVATRRAMGAKPGTGGSAGVAWLEKRARKNVFPELWTARSHV; from the coding sequence ATGTCCCAGCAGGCTCATCGGTCCGCGGAGAATTCCACGGGGAATTCCACGGGGAATTCCACGGAGACTCAAGAGCCCGAGACCCCGCATCTCGACTTCGCCGGCACGACGCCCTACGAGGACTACGTCAAGGCGGACGTGCTCACCCACCTCCAGCACACCCTCTCCGACGACCCGGGAGAGATGGTCTTCCTGGTCACGACCCAGGTCATGGAGCTGTGGTTCACGGTCATCGTCCATGAGTGGGAGACCGCGGCGCACGCACTGCGCGAGGACCGGCCGGGCGTGGCGATCGACGCCCTGAAGCGTTCCGTACGGGAGCTGGAGGCCCTGAACGCCTCCTGGAAGCCGCTCGGCCAGCTCACCCCGGCCCAGTTCAACGCGTACCGCAGCGCCCTCGGCGAGGGATCCGGCTTCCAGTCGGCGATGTACCGCCGGATGGAGTTCCTGCTCGCCGAGAAGTCGGCGTCCATGCTCGTCCCGCACCGCGGCGCCCCGCGCGTCCACGCGGAACTGGAGAAGGCCCTGCACGAGCCGAGCCTCTACGACGAGGTGCTCCGCTTCCTCGCCCGGCGCGGCTGCGACATCCCCGAGTCCGTTCTCAGGCGCGACGTCTCGCAGCGCTACGAGCCCTCGGACGCCGTAGAGGCGGCCTGGACCGCGATCTACGCGGGCGACCAGAACGCCGAGCTCGCCCGCCTCGGCGAGGCGTTGACCGACGTCGCGGAACTGGTGTGGCGCTGGCGCAACGACCACCTGGTCGCCACCCGCCGCGCGATGGGTGCCAAGCCCGGCACGGGCGGTTCGGCCGGCGTGGCCTGGCTGGAGAAGCGGGCCCGCAAGAACGTCTTCCCCGAGCTGTGGACGGCGAGGTCCCATGTCTGA
- a CDS encoding DUF3151 domain-containing protein, with amino-acid sequence MAIHENLLGGPPPTHLPDDPEPRELLAAGTAPADVAAKHPTSSLAWAQLADEAFERGSVVESYAYARTGYHRGLDALRRSGWKGHGPVPWEHEPNRGFLRALHALARAAGTIGEQEEYERCTQFLKDSSPTAAQTLG; translated from the coding sequence ATGGCCATTCACGAAAACCTCCTCGGGGGCCCGCCCCCGACCCACCTCCCCGACGACCCCGAGCCGCGCGAGCTGCTCGCCGCCGGCACCGCCCCCGCGGACGTCGCCGCGAAGCACCCGACCTCCTCCCTGGCCTGGGCCCAGCTGGCCGACGAGGCCTTCGAGCGGGGCAGCGTCGTGGAGTCGTACGCCTACGCCCGTACGGGCTACCACCGCGGCCTGGACGCCCTGCGCAGGAGCGGCTGGAAGGGCCACGGCCCCGTCCCCTGGGAGCACGAGCCCAACCGGGGCTTCCTGCGCGCCCTGCACGCCCTCGCCCGCGCCGCCGGCACCATCGGCGAGCAGGAGGAGTACGAGCGCTGCACGCAGTTCCTGAAGGACTCCTCGCCGACGGCGGCCCAGACCCTGGGCTAG
- a CDS encoding MFS transporter, whose protein sequence is MPDVRLASPQGRWILLTTVLGSSMAMLDSTVVNVALPRIGRDLDADLAALQWTVNAYMLALAGLILLGGSLGDRYGRRRIFVIGVVWFAAASLLCGLAPNVGVLVAARALQGIGGALLTPGSLALIQASFHPDDRARAVGLWSGFGGIGAAVGPFLGGWLVDGPGWRWVFLLNVPLALLCAPIAVRHVPESGDGTKHGRFDVLGATLGAASLALVTYALIEARQGSLVVLLAAVGGVAAGIAFVYVERGRPDPMMPLDIFGSRQFTAVNLVTLCVYAAFGGFFFLAALQLQVVAGYSALGAGTALLPTTALMLLFSARSGALADRIGPRIPLTAGPLLCAAGTLLMLRVGPNASYLADVLPALLVLGLGMVTLVAPLTATVLASVDTARAGLASGINNAAARAAGLVAVAALPLLAGMGEEAYRSADAFDDAFGRAMVICTGVLVAGAAVAFATVRPLPPDCRHPECVTHGSVTAPPLEGERSKGRLQVGE, encoded by the coding sequence ATGCCCGATGTCCGGCTGGCCTCACCGCAGGGCAGATGGATCCTGCTCACCACCGTCCTCGGCTCCAGCATGGCGATGCTGGACTCGACCGTCGTCAACGTAGCCCTCCCGCGCATCGGCCGTGACCTGGACGCCGACCTCGCGGCGCTCCAGTGGACCGTCAACGCGTACATGCTGGCGCTGGCCGGGCTGATCCTGCTCGGCGGTTCGCTGGGGGACCGGTACGGGCGGCGGAGGATCTTCGTCATCGGGGTGGTGTGGTTCGCCGCGGCCTCGCTGCTGTGCGGCCTCGCCCCGAACGTCGGCGTGCTCGTCGCCGCACGGGCGCTGCAGGGGATCGGCGGCGCCCTGCTCACTCCCGGCTCCCTGGCCCTGATCCAGGCGTCCTTCCACCCCGACGACCGGGCGCGGGCGGTCGGCCTGTGGTCCGGCTTCGGGGGCATCGGCGCGGCGGTGGGCCCCTTCCTGGGCGGCTGGCTGGTGGACGGTCCGGGCTGGCGCTGGGTGTTCCTGCTCAACGTCCCGCTGGCGCTGCTGTGCGCCCCGATCGCCGTACGGCACGTCCCCGAGTCCGGCGACGGCACCAAGCACGGCCGCTTCGACGTGCTCGGCGCGACCCTGGGCGCCGCGTCTCTCGCCCTGGTGACCTACGCGCTGATCGAGGCCCGGCAGGGCTCGCTGGTGGTGCTCCTCGCCGCGGTGGGCGGCGTTGCGGCCGGGATCGCCTTCGTGTACGTCGAGCGCGGCCGCCCGGACCCGATGATGCCGCTGGACATCTTCGGCTCCCGCCAGTTCACGGCGGTCAACCTGGTCACCCTCTGCGTCTACGCGGCCTTCGGCGGCTTCTTCTTCCTCGCCGCCCTCCAGCTCCAGGTCGTGGCCGGCTACTCGGCCCTCGGCGCCGGCACGGCCCTGCTGCCGACGACCGCCCTGATGCTGCTGTTCTCGGCCCGCTCGGGCGCCCTCGCCGACCGCATCGGCCCGCGCATCCCGCTGACGGCCGGCCCCCTGCTGTGCGCGGCCGGAACCCTCCTGATGCTGCGCGTGGGCCCGAACGCCTCGTACCTCGCCGACGTCCTCCCGGCCCTGCTGGTCCTGGGCCTGGGCATGGTCACCCTGGTCGCCCCTCTGACGGCCACGGTCCTCGCCTCCGTCGACACCGCCCGCGCGGGCCTGGCCAGCGGCATCAACAACGCGGCGGCACGGGCGGCGGGCCTGGTCGCGGTGGCCGCGCTGCCGCTGCTGGCCGGCATGGGCGAGGAGGCGTACCGCTCGGCCGACGCCTTCGACGACGCGTTCGGCAGGGCGATGGTGATCTGTACCGGCGTACTGGTGGCGGGCGCGGCGGTCGCCTTCGCGACGGTACGGCCCCTGCCGCCGGACTGCCGTCACCCGGAGTGCGTCACCCACGGCAGCGTGACGGCACCGCCGTTGGAGGGGGAGCGCAGCAAGGGGAGATTGCAGGTGGGGGAGTAG
- the fbaA gene encoding class II fructose-bisphosphate aldolase gives MPIATPEVYNEMLDRAKAGKFAYPAINVTSSQTLHAALRGFAEAESDGIIQISTGGAEFLGGQHSKDMVTGAVALAEFAHIVAKKYDITVALHTDHCPKDKLDGYVRPLLAVSEERVARGDNPLFQSHMWDGSAETLADNLSIAQELLERARAAKIILEVEITPTGGEEDGVSHEINDSLYTTVDDAIRTAEALGLGEKGRYLLAASFGNVHGVYKPGNVVLRPELLKQLNEGVAAKFGKPSPFDFVFHGGSGSTAEEIATALENGVVKMNIDTDTQYAFTRPVAAHMFQNYDGVLKVDGEVGNKKTYDPRTWGKLAEASMAARVTEACANLRSTGTKIK, from the coding sequence ATGCCCATCGCAACCCCCGAGGTCTACAACGAGATGCTCGACCGGGCGAAGGCAGGCAAGTTCGCCTACCCGGCCATCAACGTGACCTCCTCCCAGACCCTGCACGCGGCCCTGCGCGGCTTCGCGGAGGCGGAGAGCGACGGCATCATCCAGATCTCCACGGGTGGTGCGGAGTTCCTGGGCGGCCAGCACAGCAAGGACATGGTCACCGGCGCCGTCGCCCTGGCCGAGTTCGCGCACATCGTCGCCAAGAAGTACGACATCACCGTCGCCCTGCACACGGACCACTGCCCGAAGGACAAGCTCGACGGGTACGTACGTCCGCTGCTCGCCGTCTCGGAGGAGCGCGTCGCCCGCGGCGACAACCCGCTGTTCCAGTCCCACATGTGGGACGGCTCGGCCGAGACCCTCGCCGACAACCTCTCCATCGCCCAGGAGCTCCTCGAGCGCGCCCGCGCCGCGAAGATCATCCTCGAGGTCGAGATCACCCCGACCGGCGGCGAGGAGGACGGCGTCTCGCACGAGATCAACGACTCGCTGTACACGACGGTCGACGACGCCATTCGTACGGCGGAGGCACTTGGCCTCGGCGAGAAGGGCCGCTACCTGCTCGCCGCGTCCTTCGGCAACGTCCACGGCGTGTACAAGCCGGGCAACGTCGTGCTGCGTCCGGAGCTGCTGAAGCAGCTGAACGAGGGCGTCGCCGCCAAGTTCGGCAAGCCGTCGCCGTTCGACTTCGTCTTCCACGGCGGCTCCGGCTCCACCGCCGAGGAGATCGCGACCGCGCTGGAGAACGGCGTGGTCAAGATGAACATCGACACCGACACCCAGTACGCCTTCACGCGTCCGGTCGCGGCCCACATGTTCCAGAACTACGACGGCGTCCTGAAGGTCGACGGCGAGGTCGGCAACAAGAAGACCTACGACCCGCGCACCTGGGGCAAGCTCGCCGAGGCGTCCATGGCCGCCCGTGTGACGGAGGCCTGTGCCAACCTGCGCTCCACGGGCACGAAGATCAAGTAG
- the pyrE gene encoding orotate phosphoribosyltransferase → MTDVRGELLQQIKDKAVVHGKVTLSSGLEADYYVDLRRITLDGQAAPLVGQVLLDLTSELEFDAVGGLTMGADPVAGAMLHAAAARGKRLDAFVVRKAAKAHGLQRRVEGPDIAGRRVLVVEDTSTTGGSPLTAIEAVREAGGEVVAVATIVDRATGAAEKIQEGAGVPYLFAYSKDDLGLD, encoded by the coding sequence ATGACTGACGTACGCGGCGAGCTGCTGCAGCAGATCAAGGACAAGGCCGTGGTGCACGGCAAGGTGACCCTGTCGTCGGGTCTGGAAGCCGACTACTACGTCGATCTTCGGCGCATCACCCTCGACGGGCAGGCCGCGCCGCTCGTCGGGCAGGTGCTGCTCGACCTGACCTCCGAGCTGGAGTTCGACGCGGTCGGCGGGCTCACCATGGGCGCCGACCCCGTCGCCGGCGCCATGCTGCACGCCGCCGCCGCGCGCGGGAAGCGGCTCGACGCCTTCGTCGTCCGCAAGGCCGCCAAGGCGCACGGGCTGCAGCGCCGGGTCGAGGGCCCGGACATCGCGGGGCGGCGGGTGCTCGTCGTCGAGGACACCTCCACCACCGGCGGCTCCCCCCTCACCGCCATCGAGGCCGTGCGCGAGGCCGGCGGCGAGGTCGTGGCCGTGGCGACGATCGTCGACCGGGCCACCGGCGCCGCCGAGAAGATCCAGGAGGGTGCGGGGGTGCCGTACCTGTTCGCGTACTCCAAGGATGACCTGGGCCTCGACTGA
- a CDS encoding aldose epimerase family protein, producing the protein MSNEHITLTAGDAEVDVLPGNGGRVAGLRVGGTELLRQGERFGCFPMVPWCGRIRDGRFLDGAVVRQMPLNAPPNAIHGTARDGAWDVARVTRDEAVITYDLVEPWPYAARVTHVVALTEDSLSLTMSVETYETSFPAQIGWHPWFNRNLGGEDVVLDFSPAWQEERGDDHLPTGNRIDPKPGPWDDCFGMPGGVDVTLTWPGELELKVTSREEWVVVYDEQDAAVCVEPQTGPPNGLNTQPRLVTPLEPLEATTVWSWRRL; encoded by the coding sequence GTGAGTAACGAACACATCACGCTGACCGCGGGTGACGCGGAGGTGGACGTGCTGCCGGGCAACGGCGGGCGGGTCGCGGGGCTGCGCGTCGGGGGGACGGAGTTGCTGCGGCAGGGGGAGCGGTTCGGCTGCTTTCCGATGGTTCCCTGGTGCGGGCGGATCCGGGACGGCCGGTTCCTCGACGGTGCCGTGGTGCGGCAGATGCCGCTCAACGCCCCGCCGAACGCCATCCACGGCACCGCCCGCGACGGTGCCTGGGACGTCGCCCGGGTCACCCGGGACGAGGCCGTCATCACGTACGACCTGGTCGAGCCGTGGCCCTACGCCGCTCGCGTCACCCACGTCGTCGCGCTCACCGAGGACAGCCTCAGCCTCACCATGTCCGTCGAGACGTACGAGACGTCCTTCCCGGCACAGATCGGCTGGCACCCCTGGTTCAACCGGAATCTCGGCGGCGAGGACGTGGTGCTCGACTTCAGCCCCGCCTGGCAGGAGGAGCGCGGCGACGACCACCTCCCCACCGGGAACCGCATCGACCCGAAGCCCGGCCCCTGGGACGACTGCTTCGGCATGCCCGGCGGCGTCGACGTCACGCTCACCTGGCCGGGAGAGCTGGAGCTGAAGGTGACCAGCCGCGAGGAGTGGGTGGTGGTGTACGACGAGCAGGACGCCGCCGTGTGCGTCGAGCCGCAGACCGGGCCGCCCAACGGGCTCAACACCCAGCCCCGCCTGGTCACGCCCCTGGAGCCGCTCGAGGCCACGACGGTCTGGAGCTGGCGGCGCCTCTAA